TAAGGGGAGCTGAAGAATGTGTCTTCAAGAATGATGATGAATCTGGGAACAAGTTACATAAACCTTATTAGTTCatttgaatgatttcattttcaaaacaattaatGTTACATCTGAAAGCATGCTAACCACCGTACTCCTTATAAGTTCAGTTGATAGGGTACAGTCAATTTAACCATAACCTGATTTCCTGTTCTTTTTTTGAAAGTACATCCTGATTTCATGAAACTAGATAAGAAAACATGATAAATATATCGAAGAATCAAACAGAAAAGATCTAGATGAACGACTTGTACACTGCGCTATATTTAACTTGTACATCACTGCACCATACAGATCATTTGAAAAGGTAAGAACTGTAAGACATTACTATCCATATTCGCAAGATGTAAATTCATAGCACACTATTTGGCTATAAACCATCCCCACATGAATGTAACCATATATAGGAAGTGAGTCAAACACAAATACTCAAACAAGTCGTATCAGAAGTGTCTATCGTTCTAAGTGTGACAAACTAAAAATACTGAGAATGTAGAGAGGGaaagtacatatataacatGATAAAGTAAGTTACCAAAATTTACCGGATCGGGTAGAAGATACCATTGGTGATGGCATAACATAACCTCCAGATCCAGAAACCTTTTTCCTTTGCTTCCTCCTCAAGCACCATACAGCAAATAGAATGAAGCTAAGCACTACTATCCCTGCCACTACACTAATTGCCACTGCACCTCCAGTGCCAATACCCTTATTACTCACGGCATTTGAACTTGGTGACACAGTAGGATTGGAATCGGTTGGGTTTGAAACACTTGATGGCGGGCTTGGAATCTGAGGAGTTGGTGGTGGAGCATCATCTGGGGGTGGAGGTGGTGAGAACAGTACTTTGGGAGGTGGAGCTGATGACTTTGGAGGTGGTGCTGAAGGAGTTGGTTGAGAATCGGGTGGAGGGGGAGTGTTGGGGCTTGAAGGTGGGGGTGAACTACTGGGAGGCTCTGATGCCGGTGAAGGAGGCGAACTTTTAGGAGGAGTTGGCGCTGGTGGTGGAGGTGAACTTTTGGGTGGCTCAGCTTTTGGAGGTGGTGGTGAACTCTTTGGTGGGTCTATaggtgatggtggtggtgaacTCTTTGGTGGGTCTACtgctggtggtggtggtgaggcTTCAGGGGGCTTTGTTGGTGGAGGCGGTGGTGATGTTTCAGGGGGATTTGTtggtggaggtggaggtggaggtggaggagaCTTAGGTGGCTCTGATGGTGGTGGAGGTGAACTTTTGGGGGGTGTTGATGATGGaggtggaggtgaactcttaGGAGGACTTAAAGCTGGCGGTGGAGGTGAACTAACTGGCTGCAGTGGAGGTGATGAACTTGCAGGTGGATCAGACACTGGTGGTGGTGGGGAAGGTGAACTCTTTGGGGGGTTAGATGATGGAGGGGGTGGAGAATTTGAAGCTGGAGGAGGCACAGTGGATGAAGAAGGCGGTGGCGGTGAGGCTGGTGGATCAGACTGTTTACTCACTGGAGGTGATGGTGTAGGTACTAAAGGAGGGGATGGATTTGGAGGTGGTGCTGATGATGATGTAGTTGGAGGAGGAGCTGATGGAACATCAGGTGGTGGAGATTGAGTTGTGGAGTTTGAGGAATCAGGTGATTCTACATTGGGCTGTGGTGGTCGTGTTGAACTAGTAGCTGGTGGAACAGCTGAAGGAGATGAGTTCGGAGACGGCGAATTGGTTGCCATCTATATAGAACCAAATCCAGATATACAGAACATAAAATCTCCTATTCCACAATCTTCATCAAACCATCATTCCACAATCTTTaacaaatcatcatcaaattctCAATCTTTTTCACCAAATCCAATGTTCCAATACAAAAGCCAAAATTGTGATCAAACCCCAGTTATCAAAATCAAGTCTTTATCAAACCTCAACACTCCCCCAAACCTCAAAAACTCAAACTTCCCTATCACCAAACTCCACCAACCAAACCCTCCACCCCTGAATTCGTTTACAGCCAAAACCCAAATCAACACAACATAATAACAGCACTTTTGTCTCTAATTCCAACCAAACTGAAACAATAGTTCTACAAAACCATTCACTGATCTCACTCTAATGTGTTCACCACTTAAAAGTCTCAATCTTTCGGTGACCAAGTGAAGCCATATAAAGTATCCAAATGTGGCAAAACAAAAGCAGAAATCTCGGAAGGtctaacctttttttttctcttcaccAACTCGCTGTTACTTGTTCTTCAATGATTACCAAATCCACACGTGAGCTAATTGTCCTCCCCAAATTGCAGCCAATCTTTAATCTCTCGAGAAGAACTGTCTCTGAACTGAAGCAGCTCAACTCACACAGAGAAGACACGGTTTGTAGGGTCAGAAACTCCCTTATGTGATAATGACCCCAAAGAATACAAGTGTTTAATGATAATAACAAATTGGTTCCTAATACTTTTGGTTTGGGAAAATCATTATCATGATAAATTTCCAAAGAAAGAATCAAAATCATAAATGTCTACCTACATCCCCATATTTTAAGCTTTTCTTAAACATCCATTCGGTACGACGCAACGTAAACGTAATGCTAGTGTTCATATTGGTCAGCGCTCTCATTATAATCTTCGCAAATTTGGACCTTTTCCACTTTTCAAAAATATGGAAAATGATAATATAATTATGCATATGAAGCTTATGCGTTATGAGAATCGTTTTTGTGAAAATAGATTGAAATCATCATTGTTTTATGGGAGAATTTTAACAACAGTACACCAACTCCTCACTACTCATAGTTATAGTTAATAAACTTTCAAAAATAGCAGTTCAGTACATGAACTAGAGAAAGATCCACATTTTCAGTACATGCCGTTAAATACACTGTTAAGCTCATGTAatctttcaaatttcaaaggtTAAGTTGGTATTTTTCCTTGTCTCCCTCCCCGTTTTTCATCTTCTGCTGTGAATCCACTGCATCAAAATCAATTCTAGATAAATGGTAAATGTTTGGATTGTTGAAGCTTTGATAGGTCATATGTGGTGTCGTGGTGATGTGATCAGAGGTCGGGTCTGGGCCAGATTATTCTTCTCTTTGGTATGTATCagcctctttctttttcatatcCAGCTTAAAATggataaatgaaattataagaGGTGAAGAAGATGCAGATTTGGTATCATATGGGCATGCTCCTGAGATAATGTTGTTGCTTTTGGAATAGATCAGTAGCTATGTGAAATTGTGAATTATGTATAAGTGGGATCAAAGTATCAAACAATGAATTTATCCAAATAAAAGAGTGAGATCGACACGATGTGCTAATGAATGGGTCTGGGGGTTTTCTAGGTAAGTTGGTTCTTGCATATGGGCATGAGTTTTTATAAAGGTAGCTAATAATGGTCTATAATCTCTGTTAGGGTTAGTAAGTTGATTTTATTCTTGAAAATCAGCGaaaatgagaaagaaaaaagaggagAAAACAGTaggatgcaaaaaaaaaaaatagtctgcaaaatatataagaatggAGAACAGATGAAGAAGAGACTATGCCCAGAGAGAGAAATGGGTGCCCCTAGAGAAGAACACAAAAGAGACAAATTTACCCTTGAAACTATGTCAACTAACACATCAACTAACGGTGTTATGCACGGCATGTACCGAAAGTGTGTTATGTTTGTTAGTTCATGTACTGATTTGTTAGTTTTAGAAGTTGAGTAACTATAATTATTAGTGGTCAAAAGTTGGTGTATTGTTATTAaaattttgtcttgttttaTTTAGTATGATGATTAAATTAGATTAATATTCCCACCTCCCCTAAATGCTTGTTTTGTCGTTAATTTGATATCATAAACAAGTAGGGCATTGCTGTAAGTTGCGCGTACTTTTTGGCATTTTCTATATGGAGCCATGAGATTGACCGCATTTATAATGCTTGCTGCATATCCAGCTTAGTTCTacgtatatatttttcattttaattagATTTTGATGACCCCATTCCTTTTATATATATCCATAGAGAATTTTGATGGATATATGAATATCATTTGTTCCTCGATATGAACGTACAAGGACAACCTCAGATATTGAGcaatcttttattttgtttacaGGAATTTGTTTCATTCATTCATCATGCATACAAGAGGAGAGTGAGTAATATGGTTcacaaataattaaattagcAAATGAATATTGGTTTAGACTGAGATGCTTCATTAGCACACAGTATTTTGTAATACAGGAGTGGTTAATAAACTAATTTGGAAGCATGCAGACAAAGAAGTGGGTCTTGTCTTGCAGAAATGGCAAAAGCTTGAAGGTAGTGGTAGGTCATGTGCTATCCCTCTAATTATTCTCGTATTGTTCTGCAGTTTTGGTGCCCGTGAAGCATAGCATCCACCTGTTGCTGCTAATTTGGACGGTGAGGGAGATCAGTTACTCTACTTGTTTAGGTAAAGATGTTGAGCCTAATTCACTAATTGTgctaaagaaaagaacaacAGCTACTAGGGATTCCCTGACAAACGAACGATTAAGCTGTTATGCATCATAGGTCCGACTTATGGTTTGGGTTAGCTCAGACCTCAGAGGTATAGTGCTAGTTCATGTCTAGTGCTACTAAAAATTTATTCAAACTTTTTCCTAAGGTTACTATAAAGTAAAAACTGGAATATTATCCTTGCTTAATCATCTCCACTTCTTGTAACAGAATCTGACGTTATGTGTTTATTTGGAGTTAAATACCGACCTCACCACAATAATGAGACTCATGAGAGAATATTTCCCAACAAAATATGTTGGTGCGATGCATATCTATCTAGAAGGCTAGAATGGCTACGAAAAGTAAAAGGAACCATAGATTTGACACACACGTTTGCACAAACAAACATGAGTGAACACAAGTGAAAAACACTTGTTAACCTGAACGTGAAAGATCATAGCCTTCCCACTAAAGCTCATCATACTACGTAGGAATTTAAGGGCCTCTAAATTATCAGAAGCTTTCTATTCATGATTGTGACAGAGAGATCAGATCACCATGTGAACAATGTCATTGAGTTGGGTTGGAACACTGAGACTGACCTCGCCAAACCCAATTACCAAACCTTATTACGTTTTCGGGTCTGCTCAACCCAGAGATGTAAAAAAGATACCATTTCCTGCGTAATGTTTGATCctattcattcaaaatttagcAAGTCTATAGTAACAGAAGTTAGAAAGTTTAGCAGACCTCTAACTGATGTATTCAGAGAAAGTGACTAATGGGAAATTCAAAATTATGAAGTATAAAGAGGGTTTCCTACTTCCATGTTCAGTTCAGTTAGCAGTCTTCACCTATCTGACATTTTCCTTGCTCTTTTCTCGCCTATATCTCCAGAGTTGTTATATCAGACTTGTTTAGGTCATGTAATTTCCCTGCAGTACTGGGAACATGCACATAGGGTGTGTCTTCAGAAAAGGAACGGCTTTGACTGCAAAGAGGAAATCAGTTCTGGATTTCGCCCAGCTGTGTATTTCTCCTAGAAATGATCTCAGCTGCCCAACTCTTCCCTAGATCAGTCTGAaactttcctgaaaagaaatattTAAGTTGCAAACACATACGAGGAACCAAAAAATATCAACTCTTTCTGCATCAaaaagatatcaaatgatttaAGCCAACCTGCTGTGGAAATGAAAAACTCGTCCAGCACTTTTCCATGTTCTGTTACAGGATTCAGAATATCAGAAACCAAACAAAGTTATAGTGAAAGAAATGTAAGTATGAAACACATACCCATTTCATACTCCAATGCTTGCAGAATCATTTCAACCTGGACACAGTTGCATTGACCATGTTAAGATAAGAAATACACgcagaaaatacataaaaaAGTACACACAGAGTATACTTATGCCAGTCAATATAATACATACTTTGTCAAAATCCTTAACGAGATTAGCCTCTACAGAGGAATTGTTTTCATATTCTGCCCAAAGTTCTTTGATCTCTTCAGCTGCAGATAAGAACATAATGGTTAACATACTACCAAAAAGACAACTACttaaaattaatcaaagaaCTCCACGAAAATAATACTTAGTGATACCTCTCATCCCTCCACCAAGAACTACGCACATTTCGTTCAAAGCTGCTTCTTCCATTCTGCTCTTTTCCTTCTTAGGCACATTATCAGCTGGTGTTATATCTCCAACAATAGCTAAGAACAGTCCAAACACCAACCAAAAGTCAATACCCCAAAATATGTGCCTAGATATATAGATATAGGTACCCTAGACAGACTGACATGTACCCTAGACATACTCTATTAACCATGACGCTTTTGACTACCAAAGACCAAAATCTCTAAGGTAACAGcacaataacaaattactagCATCTCTACCACCCCATCCATACTAATGTAGCAGAAAACAAACTGTATGAGTAAAATTTATATTACTAAATCATCATAAGAACATAGAGCCTTGAGCATCAGCTAAGCACTGGCGAGGCAAACATCACAGTTAGCCCTTCTTTCATTCATTTTCCTACACTACTAAAGTATAGAACTACATAATCTTCATATTCCATAGAAATCAAagcctcatcatcatcattggaAACTTAACAAAAGCATCAAATATCTCATGTATACAATCTGTTTCAACTATAAACACAAACTGCCCTTAAATAAACACTTCCAAATACACCATCACAACATTTTCAAGTAGGCTAAAAAAGGGTACCTTCTGCAATGTCATGCACAATAGCAATCTTAATACACCTgtcaaaaaacaaacaaacaaaaacagtCTAAGCAACacgaagagaataaaaatgtACACAAATTAGAAAACTCAAATGAATAAAAAGGAGGAACCTTTCTCTATTCAAACCAGGGATATAGCCAGCAATCAAAGACATCAGAGCCATGCGATACATATGGTCAGCAATCGACTCCCCCTTTATTCCATGATTCACCCACCCTTTCCTCTTCGTCGTCTACTCACATTTCAACACCAAAGTCTCAATCTTTACACACAAACCCTAATTTTTCTTCACTTCCAAATTTCCCAATTGAAAATCTTTACCTTGAGGGAGTGGCACAATGTGAGAAAATCAATGGCGGACGAGGCGGAGGAGGACTTGATCGCAGCTTCGGGCCGGCTGGACCGAGAGGCGTCCGGCGACGGCGTGTGGCAGCGGACGGAGAAGAGCCTGGCGGGGGATGAGTCGGGGCGGAAACTGGGCCGGCGGAAGGTCCGGttgaggagagggagagggaagcGAGGAGCGAGGGTGCGGCTGAGATGAGCGGCGCAGCGACTCGTCGGAGAATTAACCGCCATATTTTGCAGAGATTGAAAATTacgaagacgaagaagaagggagtcttttttttctttttccgtaATTAAAGAGTAGTCGGCTCGCGCGATACGAAGTTCGTTGGAGTCTGTGCATTTACATTTATGTCCTTGCATTTCTGATCATAtggttgattttttttgttacaaatgaGACCTAAAAgaccaagaaataaaaaaacacatagactaaatattaaatcacgCTCATGTGCGCATACATCTATCAATACTGGTCAGATCGTCCAAGAAAGCCTGCGCAGCATGTGCATGATGGTAGCAAACTCAATCAGCCCCAACTCATGAGAAATACTCTTTTTGGCTAAGGCATCAACAATCATGTTACactctaaaaatatgagagaGCTTCACATTCTGTAGTTTGGAAATCATAGAAGCAGAGACCCAAGATGATGCATAAAAGTGTTATCCTTTTGCATAAGTTGGATAAGAATGGCAGAGTCAGACTCAATTTCAACATTTTCACTATAATGTTTGGCAATGAGtttcagacaaaaaaaaaaccccaagCCTCAGCATCCAAAATCTCCCAAATCCCCAAGTTGATTTGAAAACCATGAATCAAATGCCCATGCTGATCTCTAATCACCCATCCAACACCAATTTTCTCAGAGTTAGGAGTTCTGGTTCCATCAATATTCAACTTATATCAACCAGCATGACTTAGAGAGCAGCTCCACTCTTCAGCATAATCTCAGATGATTTTAGCAGTGTAAACATGCATGATAAATGAGGTATCAAAAACACACTTTTTCTCCAATTCCATATAAACCAGTAAATAAAGACAAACATATTGCACCACCGAATGTTATTCTTGACTTTAAAATGACAGTGAAGCTGAGCCGCCAATCAGTCATTCCAAtcaagagaagaagaattagCAATTGAAACAGGATGACTCATACCATTCCAAATAGCCTTGGATCTGCAACAGTCTCTAAAAAGGTGAATGAGACTTTCATCTGCAGAGTTACAAATAAGACATTTAGCACTTGTAGTAAACATTCTTTTAGCTCTTTAAACATTAGTTAAAATTTTCTTGTGAATCACATACCAAATAAAAGTTTTCAACTTGGGATGACAACTCACTTTCCAAACAAATCTCCACATATGGTTTTGAGCGCTATTTATCTCAAAAGGAAAATTGTAAGCAGACTTAACACAGAACCATCCATTAGAAGTAGACCCTCAAATAAGTCAGTCAGCATCATCATCACAAAAACCAGTTTGAACATTAACAATTTGAAAGACAACATAATAAGGCAACATAAAGTTTAAAAGCTGAATATTCCACCCATAATCACACCAAAACTCACATACCAGAGCATTATGATCAATAGGAGCATAAGAAATATCACAATCAATAAGAGGTAAAGAACCAACCCACACATCATGCCATACATTAATCTTTTTACCATTTCCCACTCTTCACTTAAGATTTTTCATAAATAAATGAGCACCATGAGAAATACTTCTCCAAACTTAAGAGCAATCAGAAAGAGCACAAAAATCATGATCAGTGATATCCATatcctttaaatatttctcttGAAACATATTAGCCCACATACCAGCATCATTTTGCAGAAATTTCCAACTGATCTTAGCCAACATGGCTTGATTTATCTCATAAGTTTTCTTAATAGTTAATACCAAGGCCCCTAATGGACTTAGGTTGACAAACAGTATCCCAATTGACTAAGTGAACTGTCTTCTTAGCCTCAGTGTCCTCCCACAAGAAATATTGATTTAACTTATCCATCTTCTCATAAAAGCTAATGGGAATATGGTTGAAGTTTTTAGTGTGCAAGGAATGCAATCTTATGTTAATTAGTTGTTTATATGCTTTGACAACCATATAATAACTATATTGATTTTAGTCATGCATATTTGTTCGTGTGTTTGTATGTTGTGCACTGAAGCCTTTGGACCATCCACCTCAAATTTAGTCCTAATTATGTATAGGAGTTGCATGCATGAACTCGGGTACACAATATATGAAGACAGTAAGAATTATGCTGATAATAATGACCACAGATGAAGGATCAACGTACATCCGATTAATTAACAGCTCCAAACATGTTAGATATTCAATTTCTTTGTTTGGTGTGAGGTGGCCGGGTggtgagatatatatatatatatatatatatatatatatataaactattatatgtatttatataaactattatatatataaagtataaaccGATCGAAGTCCAAAACAGTATCAGTAGGAATaaatgttttgattttgaagcaCATAACAAAGCTACATAAAGAATACACAAGCATAGCCGAGGGCAGTGGCCGCTCGACCTGAGACATTTGGCTGCGTCGACCTTCAGTTGTTACAACGATATATGAGCATGTTCATTCATGGACGAGCTAGGGAAATGGACGAAAACAAATGAATCGAACAAGAGTCTGGCCTTGACATCTTTAACATGGATGCATCTTTAACAAGTACCTGATGAAAGATATATGAGAGACTTGtcaaccaattacatattttgGTTCGTGCATGCATACATGTAACTTGCTCATCGACCTCTCTCGGTCACAAAAAGCGTTTTCCATGGAAATCACAATTTACATGCATATGCATTATTGTTCATGCCTCAGTTTACGTTGTTGAATATAATTCTGATCGGTCCAGAAAATTACATGTCACTGGACACCAAAAAATCTCCGCTTGGAAATTAATATCCCCTTCCTTCATTTAATTTGATGGCTAAAGGCAGTCGTACAATTACAAGAAACACAGAAAGATTTGTGGACAACGGTTATCTACTAGTCTATTTTTCTTGTATCTCCCACACACATGCATAAATATTCTCTGTACCTGTCTATTTGTGGACAACGATTATCTACTTGTCTATTTCTTGTATCTATATACTAGGTTATTATACTAAGGAACAATATTTATTCTTGCATTTTTGTATTTCAATGTATCGTCtgtattttttgtttaatcAAAGTATACTGGTCGACTATTTGAAAATGGCTCATTTGCTCAGAAATGAAATGTTCAAAATGTTCATGTAATTTCTTGCTCTCATTAGATTATTTGTAGTGCATGAACCTCATTTTAAGTGAAAATGTTCACTAGAAACTCAAATGCCACTGGTCACTTCTTTAGTACTCCATAATTTCGATCATGTCTACAACTCTACATTCTTTTGTACCAATTATGTGGAGCCAGAATTTAGTAATGTTTAAATTTCGACCATTTAACACTTTTCAAGGATTATCATGATTAATAAACTTTAGAATTATCTCTTGGTTGGGATTAATACTTGGATTTTTGGGGCAAGAGAAGTTCGATCATCTCTCTATGTTTTcagaaaataagaatataaacaGTACGTGCAATCggaaatttatatattgaacCAATCTATTTATGAGAATGACATATCTATATGACCCGGCATGGAGCCTAGGAGCTCGAGAGACGACAAGATCCGACCAACAGAGTAAGGTTTAGTACTTTCACCACTATTCATTTTCGTATGAATCACGGGAAAATTCTGTTGTACGCGGAAATATAACATGCAACAGTTTAGTCAACCACACACCCCTCGTGCATCTTATGACAATCGCTATATCCACCGGTTAATACTATATGTATGGCATGCAGCTGCTTTACAACATCTGAACCCTGAATCACGCGCATGTTCTGTTCATACTTCATAGAACATTTTATGGACGAGAGGACGGGTGTGTCTTCTAACGATCGAGCTTCGAGTCTTCGTCAACTTTCTTCTATAAATACCTACAACTGGTCCTCGTCAACTCATCATCCCAACTCCCAAGTTCCAAGTCTCAAGATTCCTAGCTAATTGATTCCCTTCCAGACAGTCTCATCCCTCATCTTCTTATTCCCTCATCTAGCTTCTACCAACAATGTGGAAGTTCATAGTTCAATTTGCCACCCAGTTGAGCTGGTTGTTCGACTACTTGCTTTACTGTTCTTTCGCGAAACCCTACTATGAGTTTGAACTACCTGCAGAAACTACAGAGACGACTCTTATTAGCACAGTGGACTACGAAAACCCCAACACTGCTGTAagttctgaagaagaagaagaatgcgCTGTGTGTCTATGCAAAATtgaggaaggagaagagatGGGAGAACTGAGATGTGCTCATCTCTTTCATAAAGCTTGCTTGGACCGTTGGACAGGTCTTAAACATGTTACGTGTCCCCTTTGCCGGAGTTTCCTAGCTCCCCCAGTAAGAAAAGAATCTCAGTTTCAGATCGAAGTGCTTCATTTCAGGTTCTGCTCTTTTCAGTCTGATAGAGATCGGGACACATGGTGGTTGCGCTAAACCAGAATCGATCGAGCGACGGAGACAGAGACGCCCATTCTAGATATCAATTACCAAATTCAAGGATATGCCACTCTGGACTACGTTTTGGAGTTGGTTCGTTTTGATTTCAATATCAAATTACaagatacatatatagtcTTGCATATATATCTAGCTACCCTTTTAAAGATGTAAGGTTTCGCACTTTGTGATCTCTTTTGAAATCTGTGTATGAATTCTATTTATGCTATATGGCCTTAAACAAAGAATTTTCTTCTGAAGACAATAACAAACATATATCATTGGAGAAACTGTATTAACAAAGAATCCTCTGAAGAAGGATGTTCTATGTATACATACAATTTTTCACTTGTGTCCCTTTAGAATGTTCttttaaaagaaagaaagaaagatgatGTTAATTAACAAATAAATTACTGCCATTTTTTGTCATCTCGTAGTTATGAAACGAAACAGCGTCAGAGCACATAAGAGCTAAACCCACCACTGCCTCTCAAACTATGAAGTAATCATACAGGCCAAAACAAAGGAAGAAAAGCTTACTAGAAAGCCGGTAAGTTCTTTGAAGCATCACCTATGAAATATAGAACTCGTAGAAGCACACTATTAGTCGAAATATAGAATTCATATTGTAATCACGCGAGTTTTCGGGTTCAATTTGTATGAATTTGTAGAATTTTATAAACTtagtaaatttaataaatcgcatttttcTCACTTCACGACGATGTCGAatcaaaaacggaaacgtaacgtttccgcgacgcgagaatcgacttttactccgtcgctcgtttccgaaaacgtccttcacgaaagttgtagagctcgtcgatacgatttcgtgtacacgtcacgcgttctaatcagacgtcgtacgtgaaagttattagtgccagaagttagtttccgattttggaaaagggtataaaaaggaaatttttggAGCTAGAGTTTCCAATTTCAGAAACCCTCACCCCGCAgcccttctttctctctctctctccaccggcgatctccctccaCCGGCCACCGTGCTTGACACCGCCTGTGTCATTGGGATGCACGGCCACGACGCGTCGACTGGTGGTGACGGCGACGCACCCCAGGCGGAGATCGAGCAGCGCCGGCGGAGCACAACCTCGGCTCCATCGATCTCGACGTCGCCTGTGTCGTAGGAGCTCGGAGGCACGTTGGCGAGCTCTCTCCCTTCCCCCTCGACGTGATTCCACCGGCGGTGAGTCTCGAATCGAGCTGCAACTCCGTCGATCTCTCCCCCTCGATCCGAGACTTCGCGGCGGCGATTGCGGCGGTTTCCGGCCGGTCCTGGACAAGGCGAAGGTATGGTTGTGATCTCCCCTCTtgcttttgatttctcatgtTAGATGTGTGTTGATTTGGTGGTTGTGGTCGAAGGTGGTGGAGCGGCGTGTGTCGCCGTCTGTGGCAGCACGTGAGCGCAAGTGGAGTGATGTAGAGGCGGCTTAAGACCGTGGGAAGGGTGGAGGAGGGGAAAAGACTagttttgggcggcggtgagcgagctacgcgccggttttggaaTCGGCACGTGGgccccacgtgcggcggcgcgtgagcagTAATTTCTAACAGTATCTtcttgtaaaaagtaattcaTGTATTGTCACTGTAAAAAGTcaattacgtacagtaattataaaagtaatttacatacagtaattataaaaagtaaatttcTGAAAGATA
This is a stretch of genomic DNA from Argentina anserina chromosome 4, drPotAnse1.1, whole genome shotgun sequence. It encodes these proteins:
- the LOC126790453 gene encoding 5'-deoxynucleotidase hdd1 isoform X1; this translates as MAVNSPTSRCAAHLSRTLAPRFPLPLLNRTFRRPSFRPDSSPARLFSVRCHTPSPDASRSSRPEAAIKSSSASSAIDFLTLCHSLKTTKRKGWVNHGIKGESIADHMYRMALMSLIAGYIPGLNRERCIKIAIVHDIAEAIVGDITPADNVPKKEKSRMEEAALNEMCVVLGGGMRAEEIKELWAEYENNSSVEANLVKDFDKVEMILQALEYEMEHGKVLDEFFISTAGKFQTDLGKSWAAEIISRRNTQLGEIQN
- the LOC126790453 gene encoding 5'-deoxynucleotidase hdd1 isoform X2, with the translated sequence MAVNSPTSRCAAHLSRTLAPRFPLPLLNRTFRRPSFRPDSSPARLFSVRCHTPSPDASRSSRPEAAIKSSSASSAIDFLTLCHSLKTTKRKGWVNHGIKGESIADHMYRMALMSLIAGYIPGLNRERCIKIAIVHDIAEAIVGDITPADNVPKKEKSRMEEAALNEMCVVLGGGMRAEEIKELWAEYENNSSVEANLVKDFDKVEMILQALEYEMEHGKVLDEFFISTAD
- the LOC126792423 gene encoding RING-H2 finger protein ATL11-like, giving the protein MWKFIVQFATQLSWLFDYLLYCSFAKPYYEFELPAETTETTLISTVDYENPNTAVSSEEEEECAVCLCKIEEGEEMGELRCAHLFHKACLDRWTGLKHVTCPLCRSFLAPPVRKESQFQIEVLHFRFCSFQSDRDRDTWWLR
- the LOC126790445 gene encoding proline-rich receptor-like protein kinase PERK9; the protein is MATNSPSPNSSPSAVPPATSSTRPPQPNVESPDSSNSTTQSPPPDVPSAPPPTTSSSAPPPNPSPPLVPTPSPPVSKQSDPPASPPPPSSSTVPPPASNSPPPPSSNPPKSSPSPPPPVSDPPASSSPPLQPVSSPPPPALSPPKSSPPPPSSTPPKSSPPPPSEPPKSPPPPPPPPPTNPPETSPPPPPTKPPEASPPPPAVDPPKSSPPPSPIDPPKSSPPPPKAEPPKSSPPPPAPTPPKSSPPSPASEPPSSSPPPSSPNTPPPPDSQPTPSAPPPKSSAPPPKVLFSPPPPPDDAPPPTPQIPSPPSSVSNPTDSNPTVSPSSNAVSNKGIGTGGAVAISVVAGIVVLSFILFAVWCLRRKQRKKVSGSGGYVMPSPMVSSTRSDSSSFLKTHSSAPLIGSGSGSDFVNSPAERAGSNSRPWFTYDELVKATNAFSSQNLLGEGGFGSVYKGVLPDDRVVAVKQLKMGGSQGEREFKAEVETISRIHHRHLVSLVGYCISENQRLLVYEYVSNDTLYFHLHGEGRPVLDWAIRVKVAAGAARGIAYLHEDCHPRIIHRDIKSSNILLDNNFEARVSDFGLAKLCLDANTHISTRVMGTFGYVAPEYASSGKLTEKSDVYSYGVVLLELITGRKAVDAAQPLGDESLVEWARPLLGYALDNEEFDGLVDPRLQKNYVESEVFRLIEIAAACVRHSSAKRPRMGQVVRAFDSMAAADLTNGMKVGESEAFNSAQQSAEIRLFQRMAFGSQNYSTDFFSQGEGYSREV